Proteins from a single region of Weeksella virosa DSM 16922:
- a CDS encoding GLPGLI family protein, with translation MKLFFFVFINVILSNCIFGQYLKVSYNYNTNIADVSMSFQANSELILDESKSIYKIDFANSNSSMIDDESVFVVKPKKGEVFYYKDYNTDSIYYDNVVIFRHYPTKDPLNIFKWELTSETKKILGYECQKAVMQHYGRIYEAYFTTELEFNRGGPWKFDGLPGVILEIKSKDNYLSITANEIQLKNESIIINNPYPKKQKYIDFLEYKRLFNQKYKENNKTEITSDGGTVTQSSPKCHIECLVD, from the coding sequence ATGAAATTATTTTTTTTTGTTTTTATTAATGTAATCCTATCTAATTGTATTTTTGGACAATACCTCAAAGTTTCTTACAATTATAATACTAATATAGCTGATGTTTCTATGTCTTTTCAGGCAAACTCAGAACTTATATTGGATGAATCAAAATCTATTTATAAAATTGATTTTGCTAATTCAAATTCATCTATGATTGATGATGAAAGCGTTTTTGTGGTAAAACCTAAAAAGGGAGAAGTATTTTATTATAAAGATTACAATACAGATTCTATTTATTATGATAATGTTGTGATTTTTCGTCATTATCCTACCAAGGATCCTCTTAATATATTTAAATGGGAATTAACATCTGAAACGAAAAAAATCTTAGGATATGAATGTCAAAAGGCTGTGATGCAGCACTACGGCAGAATATATGAAGCTTATTTTACTACAGAATTAGAATTCAATAGAGGTGGACCATGGAAATTTGATGGTTTACCAGGAGTAATTTTAGAAATAAAATCCAAAGACAATTATTTATCGATTACAGCCAATGAGATTCAATTAAAAAATGAATCTATCATAATTAACAATCCTTATCCAAAGAAACAAAAATATATTGATTTCTTAGAATATAAGCGTTTATTCAACCAAAAATACAAAGAAAATAATAAAACTGAAATCACAAGTGATGGAGGTACAGTTACACAGAGTTCTCCAAAATGCCATATAGAATGTTTAGTTGACTAA
- a CDS encoding IS3 family transposase: MAEELKDDKQISTARACRIIGLERSGYYYQSIKDDTEVERRLLYYAEKLPSRGCPEYTKRIRKEGYGWNHKRIERIYRKLGLNKRRRKIKRRIPNPDKEYLLQPIASNITWSMDFMSDVLENGRKIRILNVIDDYNREALMCEIDYSFPSEKVVKLVQRLIEWYGKPTNIRTDNGTEFIAKAFEGFCSNSSIRHIRIQKGKPMQNGFCERFNKTFREDVLDAYLFENIEQARTLAQDWMEDYNHNHPHSSLGDCSPIEFKLKRSA; the protein is encoded by the coding sequence TTGGCAGAAGAATTAAAAGATGACAAACAAATCAGTACTGCCAGAGCCTGTCGCATCATCGGATTGGAACGTTCGGGATATTATTATCAAAGCATCAAGGACGATACAGAAGTAGAGCGTCGATTGCTTTATTATGCCGAAAAACTTCCGTCAAGAGGTTGTCCGGAATACACTAAACGCATCAGAAAGGAAGGTTATGGGTGGAACCATAAACGCATTGAGAGGATTTACCGTAAATTAGGACTGAACAAACGCAGAAGAAAAATCAAACGTCGCATCCCCAATCCGGACAAAGAATACTTATTGCAGCCGATTGCATCCAATATTACCTGGAGCATGGATTTTATGAGTGATGTGTTGGAGAACGGCAGAAAGATTCGGATACTGAACGTGATAGACGATTACAACCGGGAGGCATTAATGTGCGAAATAGACTATAGTTTTCCTTCAGAGAAAGTAGTTAAACTCGTGCAAAGGCTCATTGAGTGGTATGGAAAACCAACCAACATCCGTACGGACAACGGCACGGAGTTCATCGCAAAAGCTTTTGAGGGCTTTTGCTCCAACTCCTCGATCCGGCATATCCGAATCCAGAAAGGAAAACCCATGCAGAACGGATTTTGTGAAAGGTTCAACAAAACCTTTCGGGAAGATGTACTGGATGCTTACCTATTTGAAAATATCGAACAGGCAAGAACTCTCGCTCAAGATTGGATGGAGGATTACAATCATAATCACCCACATTCAAGTTTAGGAGATTGTTCACCGATAGAATTTAAATTGAAAAGAAGTGCATAA
- the fbaA gene encoding class II fructose-bisphosphate aldolase codes for MSRKFPAGVATGQLVQEIIQDAKTNKYALPACNVIGSDSINAAMETAVEVNSPIIIQFSNGGAAFNAGKGLSNDQQRAAVLGSIAGAKHIHQLAEAYGATVILHTDHCAKNLLPWIDGLLEANEQYYNQFGKTLFSSHMLDLSEEPLKENMEISKRYLERMSKIGMTLEIELGITGGEEDGVDNTNVDNSLLYTQPEEVAFVYESLKEVSDNFWVAAAFGNVHGVYKPGNVVLTPKILYNSQQFIEQKFGVKDAINFVFHGGSGSSLEEIREAIDYGVIKMNIDTDLQFAFMEGVRKYFDENSAYLQSQIGNPEGEDKPNKKFYDPRVWLRKGEVSFKERLKQAFEDLNNINRLG; via the coding sequence ATGAGTAGAAAATTTCCTGCTGGTGTTGCCACTGGCCAATTAGTACAAGAAATCATACAAGATGCTAAAACAAATAAATATGCTCTACCAGCATGCAATGTGATCGGATCCGACTCAATTAATGCAGCAATGGAAACTGCCGTTGAAGTAAATTCGCCAATTATTATTCAGTTTTCTAATGGTGGAGCCGCTTTCAACGCAGGTAAAGGTCTAAGCAATGACCAGCAACGTGCAGCAGTTTTGGGCTCTATTGCAGGTGCAAAACACATCCATCAATTGGCAGAAGCTTACGGAGCAACCGTTATTTTGCATACAGACCATTGTGCAAAAAATCTTTTACCTTGGATTGATGGTTTATTAGAAGCCAACGAGCAATATTATAACCAATTTGGTAAAACTTTATTCAGTTCGCATATGCTCGATCTTTCAGAAGAACCTTTGAAAGAAAACATGGAGATCTCTAAAAGATATCTAGAACGTATGTCGAAAATCGGGATGACACTCGAGATAGAATTAGGAATTACAGGTGGTGAAGAAGATGGTGTAGACAACACAAATGTTGATAACTCTTTACTCTATACACAACCAGAAGAAGTAGCCTTCGTTTATGAATCCCTAAAAGAAGTTAGCGATAATTTTTGGGTTGCAGCAGCATTCGGTAATGTTCATGGAGTTTACAAGCCTGGGAATGTAGTTCTTACACCAAAAATTTTGTACAACTCACAACAATTCATCGAACAAAAATTTGGTGTAAAAGACGCCATTAATTTTGTTTTCCACGGTGGTTCAGGTTCTTCTTTAGAAGAAATTAGAGAAGCAATAGATTATGGTGTAATAAAAATGAATATTGACACCGATTTGCAATTTGCTTTCATGGAAGGAGTGAGAAAGTATTTTGATGAAAATAGCGCTTACCTACAGTCACAAATCGGAAACCCAGAAGGAGAAGACAAACCGAATAAAAAATTCTACGATCCACGTGTATGGTTACGTAAAGGAGAAGTAAGTTTCAAAGAAAGACTGAAACAAGCTTTTGAAGATTTAAACAATATTAATCGTTTAGGATAA
- a CDS encoding TrmH family RNA methyltransferase yields MKIITSLGSKKYRQKYNLFVVEGVKNVKEVLKSNITVKELYTTNQNFDAKGNLPVHYLSPNELKKISFLSTPNECLAVCEIPPQRSIAPVKGLTLVLDTINDPGNLGTIIRLADWFGITQIICSKESVDVYNPKVIMSTMGSFARVAVHYTDILEVIENYKYPILGAFMEGESIFQFPFPENAMLVMGSEAHGISKAVEDKITNKISIPAIGKQTESLNVAMATSIIVGEVFSQKMR; encoded by the coding sequence ATGAAGATAATAACTTCATTAGGATCTAAAAAATATAGACAAAAATATAATTTGTTTGTCGTAGAAGGTGTTAAAAATGTAAAAGAAGTACTGAAAAGTAACATTACGGTAAAAGAACTGTACACAACGAACCAAAATTTTGATGCGAAAGGTAATCTTCCGGTACATTATTTATCACCCAATGAACTGAAAAAAATTAGTTTTCTTTCTACACCAAACGAATGCTTAGCGGTTTGCGAGATTCCGCCACAACGCTCTATAGCTCCGGTAAAAGGACTTACTTTGGTTTTGGATACGATAAACGATCCAGGGAATTTAGGCACAATTATTCGGTTGGCAGATTGGTTTGGCATTACACAAATTATTTGTTCTAAAGAATCCGTTGATGTTTACAACCCGAAAGTTATCATGTCTACGATGGGATCTTTTGCGAGGGTAGCGGTACATTATACCGATATTTTAGAAGTGATAGAAAATTATAAGTATCCTATTTTAGGTGCGTTTATGGAAGGTGAGTCGATTTTTCAATTTCCGTTTCCAGAAAATGCAATGTTGGTAATGGGGAGTGAAGCGCATGGAATTAGTAAGGCGGTTGAGGATAAAATCACTAATAAAATAAGTATTCCGGCCATTGGGAAACAAACCGAAAGTCTTAATGTAGCCATGGCTACAAGCATCATTGTTGGCGAAGTTTTTTCACAGAAAATGAGGTAA
- a CDS encoding helix-turn-helix domain-containing protein: MKVKHHKICEVRLNKGYSQEFMAEVMDISQSQYSRLENGETTFDVEKLGKVIEILQVNPMDIIDFEESKTTIVNSPNVNNNHWVVNSKINENQEELINQLKEVFQIFIQLIKKELKN; encoded by the coding sequence ATGAAAGTTAAACATCATAAAATATGTGAAGTGAGATTAAACAAAGGATATTCTCAAGAGTTTATGGCAGAAGTTATGGATATTTCTCAATCGCAATATAGCCGTTTAGAAAATGGAGAGACGACTTTTGATGTTGAAAAATTAGGAAAAGTAATTGAGATTCTTCAAGTAAATCCAATGGATATTATCGATTTTGAAGAATCAAAAACAACCATCGTTAATTCGCCTAATGTGAATAACAATCATTGGGTTGTGAATTCTAAAATTAATGAAAATCAAGAAGAATTAATTAATCAATTGAAAGAAGTATTTCAAATATTTATTCAATTAATCAAAAAAGAATTAAAAAACTAA
- a CDS encoding transposase, with translation MKKSRFTETQISQVLKEHEAGKKASDICRELSISPNTFYLWKRKYGGMDQEMLRQFKELERENARLKKMYADLSLDHSILKEVIEKKL, from the coding sequence ATGAAAAAGTCAAGATTTACAGAAACACAAATCAGTCAAGTACTCAAGGAGCATGAAGCTGGAAAAAAGGCATCCGATATATGCCGAGAATTATCCATCAGTCCAAATACCTTTTATTTGTGGAAGCGCAAATATGGTGGCATGGATCAAGAAATGTTGCGTCAATTCAAGGAATTGGAGCGAGAAAATGCCCGCTTGAAGAAGATGTATGCCGATTTGAGTTTGGATCATAGTATTTTAAAAGAGGTCATCGAAAAAAAGCTTTAG
- the tamL gene encoding translocation and assembly module lipoprotein TamL, which produces MQKNITNISLLFSAIIFFWSCNATKKVPEGEYLLTKNTFEFIDKEQKKNLSGELNNYVKQKPNAKVLGFSIPLAVYNMSDPKLDTVFEIYYSYPESRQNRETLDSLFRSHHLDEYVGKSKWLDRLFFTKGQPPVILDTAQMGFSERNLEVHLKDKGFFDSDVTAIAKTDSTNKKAEIVYKIKLNSPSYIETYSYNIQDTLINRYVNQSAENSLLFAGDQYNYENFEKERNRIVDYLKNRGFYDFNASGEDIYFEADTTKSNKRLDVTMFIDRYIVDSTLLVHDTLQQKQYNQYTFNKIRIFPDSETAVTPDQFNPDDFPYQRNYKGYELYYREKPRYRAKYFTDGMVMEQDALYRLRSETQSKRNILKKENMTFRGFIPEKVDTTLNYYITYSPKKTYDMNLFFEGYWARYLNFAISPGVTLTARNLFRGGENLETTFKGTLGNVNNDFAAKKEGFFNAYELSLESKIRFPYLFLPFNVEKFLPKRFSSESVIRIGSSTQRNVGLDRNNYTFGLDFDISYREFQHKVSLFNIEYVRNNRKERYYDIYSRDREIFDQTANDYFLYDPTLQTDYENDLITRDQLSAVIDADQGFRTWMDTQMAENFVLFQNMLYRKASISQDALINSFIYQFTYNEENVPRISNRNPWFINARIELAGNLLGLLDKSFGFIKDTDELGEEVGTIFSIPYSQFVKVDVDARKKWNFDKTLTIATRAMFGFAQPYGNSNFIPFIRSYSAGGSNDVRGWAPLTLGPSDQPRVPNSKNQSLSFESMKILLNAEVRKRFFGNVEGAYFIDAGNIWGTSKDRPQTMFHFDKFINQFGIGTGVGLRYHIGTFAIIRLDAAFKLHDPSYPKGERWRFVDFKDNKPRLHFGINYPF; this is translated from the coding sequence ATGCAAAAAAACATTACAAATATATCATTATTATTTAGTGCAATAATCTTTTTTTGGTCATGTAATGCTACAAAAAAAGTGCCCGAAGGTGAATATTTATTAACTAAGAATACATTCGAATTTATTGACAAAGAACAGAAAAAAAATCTTAGTGGCGAGCTAAATAATTATGTAAAGCAAAAACCAAACGCTAAGGTACTCGGTTTCTCGATTCCGTTAGCCGTCTACAACATGTCCGACCCAAAACTAGATACCGTATTTGAAATTTACTACAGTTACCCAGAATCTAGACAAAATAGAGAAACACTCGACAGCTTATTTCGCTCACACCATCTAGACGAATACGTAGGTAAAAGTAAATGGCTCGATCGATTATTTTTCACTAAAGGTCAACCTCCTGTTATTTTAGACACTGCTCAAATGGGTTTTTCTGAACGGAATTTAGAGGTTCATCTTAAAGACAAAGGATTCTTTGATTCAGATGTCACCGCAATTGCCAAAACAGATTCTACCAATAAAAAAGCAGAAATCGTATACAAAATAAAACTCAACTCTCCTTCTTATATCGAAACCTATTCATACAACATTCAAGACACCTTGATCAATCGATATGTCAATCAATCGGCAGAGAATTCTTTGCTGTTTGCAGGTGATCAGTACAATTATGAGAATTTCGAAAAAGAAAGAAACCGAATCGTAGATTACCTAAAAAATAGAGGATTTTATGATTTCAATGCCTCGGGAGAAGATATTTATTTCGAAGCCGACACCACAAAAAGCAACAAAAGATTAGACGTAACTATGTTTATCGACCGATATATTGTCGATTCTACACTTTTGGTTCACGACACTTTACAACAAAAACAATACAACCAATACACGTTCAACAAAATAAGAATATTCCCTGATTCGGAAACTGCTGTAACTCCAGACCAGTTCAACCCAGACGATTTTCCATACCAAAGAAATTACAAAGGATATGAATTGTATTATCGAGAAAAACCCCGCTATAGAGCAAAATATTTCACAGACGGAATGGTAATGGAGCAAGATGCTCTGTATCGACTACGAAGCGAAACGCAAAGTAAACGCAACATTCTCAAGAAAGAAAACATGACTTTCCGTGGCTTTATCCCCGAAAAAGTCGACACAACACTCAATTATTACATCACCTATAGCCCCAAAAAAACGTATGATATGAATTTGTTTTTCGAGGGATATTGGGCGCGTTACCTCAACTTTGCAATTTCACCAGGGGTTACGCTCACAGCGAGAAATCTATTTCGGGGAGGCGAAAATCTAGAAACCACATTCAAAGGAACTTTAGGGAATGTAAACAACGATTTTGCCGCCAAAAAAGAAGGATTTTTCAATGCTTATGAACTATCACTAGAATCAAAAATTCGTTTCCCTTATCTCTTTTTACCATTCAATGTAGAAAAATTTTTACCAAAGAGATTCTCATCAGAATCTGTTATCCGAATTGGTTCTAGTACACAACGAAATGTTGGGTTGGATAGAAATAATTATACTTTTGGATTGGATTTCGATATCTCTTACCGAGAATTTCAACACAAAGTCTCTCTTTTCAATATAGAGTATGTACGCAACAATAGAAAAGAGCGATATTACGACATTTATTCTCGCGATCGAGAAATTTTTGATCAAACAGCAAATGATTATTTTTTGTATGATCCTACTTTGCAAACCGATTATGAAAATGATTTGATTACCCGCGATCAATTAAGTGCTGTGATCGATGCCGACCAAGGCTTCCGAACATGGATGGATACTCAAATGGCAGAAAATTTTGTATTATTCCAAAACATGCTATACCGAAAAGCGAGTATTTCTCAAGACGCTTTGATCAATTCTTTCATCTATCAGTTTACGTACAACGAAGAAAATGTACCTAGAATATCCAATAGAAACCCTTGGTTTATCAATGCTCGCATAGAGCTTGCTGGTAATTTGCTAGGATTATTAGATAAAAGTTTTGGTTTTATAAAAGATACCGACGAACTTGGTGAAGAAGTAGGAACAATATTTTCTATACCTTATTCGCAATTTGTCAAAGTAGATGTAGATGCTCGAAAAAAATGGAATTTCGATAAAACCCTTACGATTGCAACGCGCGCAATGTTTGGTTTTGCTCAACCTTACGGGAATTCTAATTTCATCCCTTTTATCCGAAGCTACTCGGCTGGTGGCTCGAACGATGTTCGCGGTTGGGCACCACTTACTTTAGGTCCATCTGATCAGCCTCGCGTACCAAATTCTAAAAACCAAAGTTTATCTTTTGAAAGTATGAAAATTTTATTGAATGCTGAAGTACGAAAACGTTTTTTCGGTAACGTAGAAGGTGCTTATTTTATCGATGCTGGGAATATTTGGGGAACGAGCAAAGATCGTCCTCAGACCATGTTTCATTTCGACAAATTCATCAATCAGTTTGGTATTGGTACGGGTGTTGGCTTACGTTATCATATCGGGACGTTTGCTATAATACGATTAGATGCAGCATTCAAACTTCATGATCCATCCTATCCAAAAGGAGAACGTTGGCGTTTTGTTGATTTTAAAGACAACAAACCCCGTTTACATTTTGGGATAAATTATCCATTCTAA
- a CDS encoding serine hydrolase domain-containing protein produces the protein MKNLIVALSLTTIIATFSQCKKEEKEEKKTIKIDPNAPPRFDSMNWFTAIKFHPLPKKEIYDYRKVLYNFHRDYWQTEPVSGGMLVAKNGLILFEAYDGFADVEKNIPLTAETPIHIASVSKVMTSLAILKLVEHKKLTLDQTVQSILPSFPYPETTVRNLLNHRSGLPNYAYVIDNMKLWDKTKQISNQEVLEIFTNHQIPLLSKPGTKFAYSNTNYALLALMIEKFTGMSYPKAMKYMLFDPLGMEHTFVFEFDKDKDKVSSSYGFKGKKWAWDHLDKVYGDKNIYSTPRDIYRLDYAMYSKKFLPKNLMKEAFTGYSYESKGIKNYGLGFRMMEYPDGGKFMYHNGWWHGNYSVYVHDIKNRVAIIALGNQQNRKIYDAFKLVGVMSRSYPITLKASNVMDGGGPASDSVPVKKAR, from the coding sequence ATGAAAAATTTGATTGTCGCCCTTAGCTTAACCACCATCATTGCAACATTCTCCCAGTGTAAAAAAGAAGAAAAAGAAGAAAAAAAAACAATCAAAATAGATCCTAATGCACCCCCAAGATTCGATTCGATGAACTGGTTTACAGCCATAAAATTTCACCCTCTTCCTAAAAAAGAAATTTACGATTACCGAAAAGTCTTGTACAATTTTCATCGAGATTATTGGCAAACCGAGCCAGTTAGTGGAGGTATGTTGGTTGCCAAAAATGGTTTGATTCTTTTCGAGGCGTATGATGGTTTTGCCGATGTAGAAAAGAATATTCCACTTACTGCAGAAACGCCAATCCATATTGCATCGGTGTCAAAGGTTATGACATCATTGGCCATCTTGAAATTGGTCGAACATAAAAAACTCACATTAGACCAAACCGTGCAAAGTATTCTACCGAGTTTTCCTTATCCAGAAACAACGGTGAGAAACTTACTCAATCACCGAAGCGGTTTACCCAATTATGCTTACGTTATTGATAATATGAAGTTGTGGGACAAAACTAAACAAATCTCCAATCAAGAGGTTTTAGAAATATTTACAAATCATCAGATACCTTTGCTTAGCAAGCCCGGAACTAAATTTGCATATTCGAATACCAATTATGCGTTATTGGCCTTGATGATAGAAAAATTTACGGGGATGTCCTACCCAAAAGCAATGAAATACATGCTTTTCGATCCACTTGGCATGGAACATACGTTTGTTTTCGAGTTTGATAAGGATAAAGATAAAGTTTCTTCTTCATACGGTTTCAAGGGTAAGAAATGGGCTTGGGATCATCTCGATAAAGTGTATGGAGATAAAAATATTTATTCTACGCCGCGCGATATTTATCGATTAGATTATGCGATGTACTCTAAAAAATTCTTGCCTAAAAATTTGATGAAGGAAGCGTTTACAGGATATAGTTACGAGAGTAAAGGGATAAAAAATTACGGTTTAGGTTTTCGTATGATGGAATATCCAGACGGCGGAAAATTTATGTATCATAATGGTTGGTGGCACGGTAATTATAGTGTTTATGTACACGATATAAAAAATAGAGTTGCAATTATTGCCTTAGGAAATCAGCAAAATAGAAAGATCTACGATGCTTTTAAATTGGTTGGCGTGATGAGTCGTTCTTATCCGATAACATTAAAAGCATCCAACGTTATGGATGGTGGCGGACCAGCTTCAGATAGTGTTCCTGTGAAAAAAGCAAGATGA
- a CDS encoding carboxypeptidase-like regulatory domain-containing protein gives MNKIILLYIFLLSSFCNAQSFIGHVRDETGFDLPNVSVLLKNPKTSLVNNFTTTQKNGTYALNSLIDFDSIHIEFKKTGYVTEFIKLSKEALDIENKLNIVLYKSDFELKEVLVKGQKAVYTKNDTTFVSSPFFQQFKTKQIMHFFSI, from the coding sequence GTGAATAAAATAATTCTATTATATATTTTTTTGTTGTCCTCTTTTTGCAATGCTCAATCTTTTATAGGTCATGTGAGAGATGAAACAGGATTTGACCTACCGAATGTATCTGTCTTATTAAAAAATCCTAAAACTTCATTAGTTAATAATTTCACAACTACACAAAAAAATGGCACATATGCTCTAAACTCTTTAATAGATTTTGATAGTATTCATATCGAATTCAAAAAAACAGGCTATGTTACAGAATTTATTAAACTATCTAAAGAAGCATTAGATATAGAAAATAAATTAAACATTGTTTTGTACAAATCTGATTTCGAATTAAAAGAGGTTTTGGTAAAAGGACAAAAAGCAGTTTATACCAAAAACGATACTACATTTGTAAGTTCCCCGTTTTTCCAACAGTTCAAAACTAAGCAAATTATGCACTTCTTTTCAATTTAA